In Streptomyces sp. HUAS ZL42, the DNA window GGTCGCGATGGCGGCCGCCTCGGTGTGGGCGGTGAGCGGCTCGGTCGCCTCCACGGTCAGCGCGCCTGCCGTCCTCACCCACGGCGAGGGAAGTTACATCCTGCAGAGCCCCGCCGGGGGCCAGGTGACCGCGATCCTCGCGAAGGAGGGCGAGCGGCTGGCGGCCGGCTCCCCCGTCCTGAAGGTCCGTACGAGCGAGGGCGACACCGTGGTCCGGACGCTCGCCGCCGGCCAAATCACCGCACTCGCCGCCACGATCGGCCAGATCATCCAGACCGGCGCGAACGTCGCCGCCGTCGAGAAGGTCGCCCACCCCGGCGACCCGCTGTACGCGACGGTGTACGTCCCGGCGGAGAACGCCTCCTCCATCCCCGCGAACGCGGCCGTGGACCTGAGCGTGCAGACGGTGCCGGCTCAGCGGTACGGCGTACTGCGCGGCCATGTGAAGTCGATCGA includes these proteins:
- a CDS encoding HlyD family efflux transporter periplasmic adaptor subunit, producing MQFRQQALAKLQSPEELDLPVRFARPQGWLVLSVTVVAMAAASVWAVSGSVASTVSAPAVLTHGEGSYILQSPAGGQVTAILAKEGERLAAGSPVLKVRTSEGDTVVRTLAAGQITALAATIGQIIQTGANVAAVEKVAHPGDPLYATVYVPAENASSIPANAAVDLSVQTVPAQRYGVLRGHVKSIDRTAQSAQQISAFLGDGRLGEQFTKKGRPVAVLVRLDKSSSTKSGYEWSSADGPPYALTSMTEATGSIRLADQRPVDWLLP